In Myxocyprinus asiaticus isolate MX2 ecotype Aquarium Trade chromosome 3, UBuf_Myxa_2, whole genome shotgun sequence, the following proteins share a genomic window:
- the LOC127420592 gene encoding complement C1q-like protein 4, whose protein sequence is MKENRVAFSVGLTDKRRCVGPVRTTAINVVYQSIFINIGEAYNSTTGVFTVPQSGVYNLALTVFSDAGSPGTPLAVCTSIRRNGVALAALREMYVQDQEDQATAVLLVELRVGDHVSVSLQAGCWLCDDQNHYNTFSGFLLYATE, encoded by the coding sequence AGAATCGGGTGGCATTTTCTGTGGGTCTAACCGACAAGAGACGCTGTGTTGGTCCAGTGAGGACAACGGCAATAAATGTGGTCTATCAGAGCATCTTTATCAACATTGGAGAAGCCTATAACTCTACCACTGGTGTGTTTACGGTGCCACAGTCAGGCGTGTACAACCTGGCACTAACTGTGTTCAGCGATGCAGGGTCACCAGGCACACCACTGGCTGTTTGCACCAGTATCAGACGGAATGGTGTGGCACTAGCAGCACTTAGAGAGATGTATGTTCAAGACCAGGAAGACCAGGCCACTGCGGTCTTACTCGTGGAGCTCCGCGTTGGGGACCATGTTTCCGTCAGTCTACAGGCTGGCTGTTGGCTGTGTGATGATCAGAACCATTATAACACATTTAGTGGATTTTTGCTGTATGCTACAGAGTAG
- the LOC127420497 gene encoding transgelin-like, whose amino-acid sequence MANKGPSYGLSREVQSKIDKKYDPELEERLVEWIIAQCGDSVGRPQPGKQGFQQWLKDGCILCELINSLYKDSKPVKKIASSGMAFKQMEQISQFLGAAERYGVTKSDMFQTVDLWEGKDLAAVQMTLMCLGSLAVTKSDGCYRGDPSWFHKKSQENKREFSDEQLKEGQSVIGLQMGTNKGASQAGMTGYGRPRQILNNQ is encoded by the exons ATGGCAAATAAAGGTCCATCTTATGGTCTGAGCCGTGAGGTGCAGAGTAAGATTGACAAGAAGTACGATCCTGAGCTCGAGGAGCGGCTGGTGGAGTGGATCATTGCTCAGTGTGGGGATTCTGTAGGAAGACCTCAACCTGGAAAACAAGGCTTCCAGCAGTGGCTTAAGGATGGATGT ATTTTATGTGAGCTGATTAACAGTCTCTATAAGGATTCAAAGCCAGTGAAAAAGATTGCAAGTTCTGGAATGGCTTTTAAACAGATGGAGCAGATCTCACAGTTTCTTGGGGCAGCCGAACGCTACGGAGTCACCAAGTCCGACATGTTCCAAACAGTGGACCTCTGGGAGG gtAAGGACCTTGCAGCTGTGCAAATGACCCTGATGTGTTTAGGGAGTCTGGCTGTTACTAAGAGTGATGGTTGTTACCGTGGTGACCCCAGTTGGTTCCACAA GAAATCGCAAGAGAATAAGAGGGAGTTCTCTGATGAACAGCTGAAAGAGGGTCAAAGTGTAATTGGCCTTCAAATGGGCACAAACAAAGGGGCATCGCAGGCAGGCATGACTGGTTACGGTCGACCTCGGCAGATCTTAAACAACCAATAA